The sequence GACAGTTGAAATAATAAAACTGTTAATCTTAGGGGGAGTTTTCTATGTCAAAAAGGTCAAAATATACTGGTGAACAAAAGCTTCTGATCTTGCAAGAAGTGGAAAATGGAGGTATTAGCTTAAATAATGCCTCAGAAAAGTACGATATTAATGAGTCAACTATTAGAGATTGGGCATTAAAATATGAAAGTCTAGGAATTGATGGTTTAGAAGAATCTCGAAGTCTGAGCCACTACACATCAGAGTTAAAAAAAATGGCTGTTGAATCCTACTTAAACCACGAAGGATCCCATCGGGATATCTGCATGAAATATGGTTTAAGAGATACTAAGACTCTACGTTCTTGGATAATAAGGTATAATACTGGTAAGAGTTTAAATAATACGCCAGGAGGTACTTTAAGAGTGGATAAGGGAAGAAAAACTACCTTCGAAGAAAGAATAGAAATCGTAAATCATTGTCTAAATACTAAAACAAATTACCGGGAAACGGCGGAAATTTATGGTGTCAGTTATCAACAAGTATATTCTTGGGTCAAAAAGTTTGAAAATGGTGGAGAAAAAGCACTTATTGACCGCAGAGGGAAGGCAAAAGAAGAGAATCAACTGACTGAATTGGATAAACTAAAGATTGAAAATCGTAAACTGAAAAAAATTAATGAAGAGCTAGAAACGGAGAATGAACTGTTAAAAAAATTGGAGGAACTCGAGAAGCGATATCGCTAGGCCTAGTTCCATCCTTCGTACTTCACACTGCTATTGAAGAACTGCGCAAAGAAGGCCATTCTATCTCGTCTCTATGCAGAACAGCAGGAATATCTAGACAAGCCCATTATCAGTATATGAAAGTAGATCACACAGCACAACAACAGACAGATGAAGAAATCTGCAAACAAATTGCTAGAATTTATGACGATGTCGAAGGTATTTATGGTTACCGGCAAATGACATTAGCCATGAACAGAAAGCATAAAACTAGATATAATCATAAACGCATTTATCGCTGGATGCGAATAATGGGGCTAAAATCCGTCACCCGCATCAAGAAAAATACCTATAAAAAGATACCAGCTGACCATGTCGCTGAAAATATTTTGAATAGAGAATTCATAGCTAAGAAGCCAAACCAAAAATGGCTCACCGATGTCACTGAATTTAAAACTAATGAAGGAAAAGTCTA is a genomic window of Acidilutibacter cellobiosedens containing:
- a CDS encoding helix-turn-helix domain-containing protein → MSKRSKYTGEQKLLILQEVENGGISLNNASEKYDINESTIRDWALKYESLGIDGLEESRSLSHYTSELKKMAVESYLNHEGSHRDICMKYGLRDTKTLRSWIIRYNTGKSLNNTPGGTLRVDKGRKTTFEERIEIVNHCLNTKTNYRETAEIYGVSYQQVYSWVKKFENGGEKALIDRRGKAKEENQLTELDKLKIENRKLKKINEELETENELLKKLEELEKRYR